Part of the Terriglobia bacterium genome is shown below.
TGCCTCTTCTGGCGCTTAATGATCCGAACACGGTTCCCCATAAAGCGATATGAGTTCGAACGAAGAAGATAAGCATCGAGGTCACGAACATTCGGATTGGAACCTGAACTGGGTTCTGGGCGGAGTGATTACTCTCGTCATATCGGTCGCGGTGATGCTTAGCGCATCGTGGTGGATCTTCCGCGAGTTTCAAGGTTGGGCGGCAAATCGCCGGATGGGAACTGTAGTCGTTCCCCTGGCGCCACCGGAGCCGCGGCTCCAGGTCTCGTCGACTGACGATTGGACCGCGATGCTGGAAAGAGAGCAGGCGATCCTGCACTCCTATGGATGGGTCGACCGGTCCCGCGGCATCGTCCGGATCCCCATCGAGCGTGAAATGGAACTCGTCGCGAAGCGCGGGTTCCCGGCCGCACCCGTGAAGGGAGGACCCCAAAAATGAGCCGCAGAGGATTTTGCCTGAAAAGCCGCGCAGCTGTATACGGATGCACTTTCATGGTGCTCATCAGCATTGCCGCGGCGCCTTTTACGATGGCCCAGCAATCCCGGCCTTCGATACTCAAGGAAGTGGGGATCGACCAGCATCTGGGTGAGCAGATCGATCTAAGTCTTCAGTTTCGCGATGAGACCGGCAGTGCAGTCCCTCTTTCAAAATATTTTCACGGCAAGCCGGTTGTTCTCGCGCCGGTTTACCTGACGTGCTCGACGCTCTGCCCGATGACGCTGAACAGCCTGATGGAAGCGCTGCGGGTCATCAATTTCAATGCGGGTAAGGACTTCGAAGTCGTGGTGTTCAGTTTCGATCCGAAGGAAGGACCGGCGATGGCGGCGCCCGCAAAAGCCCGCTACGTCCGGGACTACAACCGGGCCGGCGCCACAAATGGGTTCCATTTTCTGACGGGCAGCGAAGAGTCTATTCGCGCGCTGACAAATGACATCGGCTTTTATTACAAGTGGGACGACACCTCCGGACAATGGGCGCATGCGACAGGCATTATGGTCGCCACGCCTGAAGGCAAACTGAGTCAGTACTTCTACGGGCTCGAATATTCCGCGCGCGATCTGCGCTTAAGCATGGTCCAGGCTTCGCGGGAAGCCATCGGAAACATTGTCGATCGGGTCTTGCTCTACTGCTATCAGTACGATCCTGCCACCGGGAAATACGGC
Proteins encoded:
- a CDS encoding SCO family protein, translating into MVLISIAAAPFTMAQQSRPSILKEVGIDQHLGEQIDLSLQFRDETGSAVPLSKYFHGKPVVLAPVYLTCSTLCPMTLNSLMEALRVINFNAGKDFEVVVFSFDPKEGPAMAAPAKARYVRDYNRAGATNGFHFLTGSEESIRALTNDIGFYYKWDDTSGQWAHATGIMVATPEGKLSQYFYGLEYSARDLRLSMVQASREAIGNIVDRVLLYCYQYDPATGKYGLVVIRTVRLFGAATALGLFAFMFVMFRRDARTGRL